One Sphingobacteruim zhuxiongii DNA window includes the following coding sequences:
- a CDS encoding glucoamylase family protein, with amino-acid sequence MTIKTLTFTGILLTAFHLQSCQVKQNKHTEDTTVIKDSLVLENDSLLTKIQKQTFQYFWEGAEPITGLARERIHIDGEYPQNDRNVVTIGGSGFGLMSLLVGIERGFISKSEGEERLHRILDYLTRIPRFQGAWAHWYHGNVGEVKAFSEKDNGGDIVETAFLAQGLLVVREYFKNGTEIQKEIANKADNLWRGINWKHYTNGQNVLFWHWSPVYEFGMNHAIQGYDECLISYVLAASSPTHAIDSAVYYQGWARNGTIKTDIKKFDIPTIVKHNAKEGEVGPLFWAHYSFLGLDPNGLEDKYVSYGDAVVNHAKINIAYADANPKQFIGYGHDKAWGWTASYSVTGYDAHHPDNDKSVVSPTAALASMPYTPKESIAFANYLFNNLGDKVWGPYGFYDAFSETKNWYPKRYLAIDQGPIVVMIENYRTGLIWNLFMNAPEIRLGLKKLGFTSPHLK; translated from the coding sequence ATGACGATTAAAACACTCACGTTTACCGGAATCCTCTTGACGGCCTTTCATCTGCAGTCCTGCCAAGTTAAGCAGAACAAGCATACGGAAGACACAACTGTCATTAAGGATAGTTTGGTCTTAGAAAATGATTCCCTACTAACCAAAATACAGAAACAAACTTTTCAATACTTCTGGGAAGGCGCCGAGCCTATTACGGGTTTAGCACGCGAGCGGATACATATCGATGGAGAGTATCCTCAGAATGATCGCAATGTTGTCACCATTGGTGGTAGTGGCTTTGGATTAATGAGTCTACTAGTTGGTATCGAACGCGGCTTTATCTCGAAAAGTGAAGGTGAAGAACGTTTGCACCGCATTTTAGACTATTTAACGCGTATTCCTCGCTTTCAAGGAGCTTGGGCACATTGGTATCATGGCAATGTTGGTGAAGTGAAGGCATTTAGTGAAAAAGATAATGGTGGAGATATTGTAGAGACGGCATTCCTAGCCCAGGGATTATTAGTCGTTCGCGAATATTTTAAGAACGGAACGGAAATTCAAAAGGAAATTGCAAATAAAGCAGATAATTTATGGCGTGGAATCAATTGGAAGCACTATACCAATGGACAAAACGTCTTATTCTGGCATTGGAGTCCTGTTTATGAATTTGGAATGAATCATGCTATTCAGGGCTATGATGAATGCTTAATTAGCTATGTATTAGCGGCCTCCTCGCCTACGCATGCGATTGATTCGGCAGTGTATTATCAAGGATGGGCTAGAAACGGAACGATTAAAACAGATATCAAGAAGTTTGATATCCCGACCATTGTGAAGCATAATGCAAAAGAAGGTGAAGTTGGTCCTTTATTCTGGGCGCACTATTCTTTCCTAGGTTTAGATCCCAATGGCTTGGAGGATAAGTATGTTTCCTATGGAGACGCAGTTGTTAACCATGCAAAAATCAATATCGCATACGCAGATGCTAATCCAAAGCAATTCATCGGTTATGGACATGATAAAGCTTGGGGTTGGACAGCAAGCTACTCTGTAACGGGTTACGATGCACATCATCCAGATAATGATAAGTCGGTCGTATCGCCAACAGCAGCATTAGCCTCGATGCCTTATACACCCAAAGAAAGTATCGCTTTTGCCAATTACCTATTTAATAACCTAGGGGATAAAGTTTGGGGACCTTATGGCTTTTACGATGCCTTCAGTGAAACAAAGAACTGGTATCCGAAGCGTTATCTAGCCATTGATCAAGGCCCTATTGTGGTGATGATTGAAAACTATAGAACAGGCTTGATTTGGAACCTATTTATGAATGCGCCAGAAATTCGACTAGGTTTAAAGAAGTTAGGTTTTACAAGTCCACACTTAAAGTAA